A stretch of Klebsiella sp. RIT-PI-d DNA encodes these proteins:
- a CDS encoding helix-turn-helix transcriptional regulator produces MVSGYCKYGVIISKIPVMQTGLSGIMELHFPEYELTSCRSPEQLTLFQLRRATLVLVDLSSEFHHARTICEQYYALISQYRDIHWIFLVSRPVYPLAVEFLMRPESTLLSDAEPVDQVVKAIRAGGLSTERISQMLLTVDNEDSLSEEESLVVLTLSERKVLRLLGKGWGINQIAALLKKSNKTISAQKNSAMRRLALRSNAEMYAWINSAQGMKELNLLSAYGDSIEWKRAPQSDISLS; encoded by the coding sequence ATGGTATCGGGTTATTGCAAATATGGTGTTATTATCAGCAAAATACCAGTAATGCAAACCGGGCTTAGCGGTATAATGGAACTGCATTTCCCTGAGTATGAACTTACCTCATGTCGATCTCCTGAACAGTTAACGCTTTTTCAACTTCGCCGTGCTACACTGGTGCTGGTAGACCTCTCCAGCGAATTTCATCATGCTCGTACCATTTGCGAACAGTATTATGCTTTAATTTCACAATACCGTGATATTCACTGGATATTTCTTGTCTCTCGCCCTGTTTATCCCTTAGCCGTAGAGTTTTTGATGCGTCCAGAAAGTACATTACTCTCTGATGCAGAGCCTGTTGATCAGGTTGTAAAAGCCATTCGTGCCGGAGGATTATCAACAGAACGCATTAGCCAGATGTTGTTAACTGTCGATAATGAAGATTCCCTTAGTGAAGAAGAGTCTTTGGTCGTGTTAACCTTATCTGAACGTAAGGTATTGCGTCTTCTTGGCAAAGGCTGGGGAATTAATCAAATCGCGGCCTTATTGAAAAAAAGCAATAAAACGATTAGTGCGCAAAAAAATAGTGCAATGCGCCGTTTAGCGTTACGCAGCAATGCGGAGATGTACGCCTGGATAAATAGCGCACAGGGAATGAAAGAGCTGAATCTACTTTCAGCCTATGGAGATTCAATCGAATGGAAAAGAGCCCCGCAAAGCGACATATCGCTATCGTAG
- the bglJ gene encoding DNA-binding transcriptional activator BglJ: MTEVGLRHFFETAAGDNYTVHFFRNYVELKEALDTRIFFSVIYSLSGSREQRREGLVLLSELSQQYPKTQRIMLANDEREARLVSHLAPSGLHGIISKTAPLDILQTQLVTLLRETRRINVNAHNHWYVSNSRMLSPTERAILQFMAYGYSMPEIAAQLERNIKTIRAHKFNAMTKLGVSSDMGLLHAADILINIPVVGEEYAVRESAIVAH; encoded by the coding sequence ATGACAGAAGTTGGACTGCGTCATTTTTTTGAAACGGCCGCTGGCGATAATTATACAGTACATTTTTTTAGAAACTACGTTGAGTTAAAAGAGGCGCTTGATACGCGTATTTTTTTCTCTGTCATTTATTCACTTTCAGGCAGCAGAGAACAGCGGCGTGAAGGATTGGTACTGTTAAGCGAACTGAGCCAGCAGTATCCAAAAACACAGCGAATTATGCTCGCAAATGATGAGCGCGAAGCTCGCCTGGTCAGCCATCTGGCGCCCTCAGGTCTGCACGGTATTATTAGTAAAACAGCGCCTCTGGATATTTTACAGACTCAGCTTGTAACGCTTTTACGTGAAACACGTCGTATCAATGTCAATGCGCATAATCACTGGTACGTCAGTAATTCGCGTATGCTCAGTCCTACAGAACGCGCTATTCTCCAGTTTATGGCCTATGGGTATTCTATGCCCGAGATTGCTGCACAGCTGGAGCGTAATATCAAAACGATCCGGGCGCATAAGTTTAATGCCATGACCAAACTGGGCGTTAGTTCGGATATGGGGCTGTTACACGCGGCAGATATTCTCATCAATATCCCGGTTGTGGGTGAAGAATATGCGGTAAGAGAAAGCGCAATTGTCGCGCATTAA